Part of the Longimicrobium sp. genome, GGAGAACAAGCCTGACGGCGTCATCAACGAGCTGGACCTCACGGTGATCGGCGATCCCAACCCGGACTACAACCTGGGGTGGAGCAGCACCATCGGCTGGCGCGGCTTCGAGCTGTCGTCGCTGGTGAGCGGGGCGTTCGGGGCGGACGTGCTGAACCTGAACCTGATCCGCGTGGAGAGCGGCGCGCCCTCCACCAACATCACCCGCGACCGCTTCTACGACCGCTGGACGCCGCAGACCCCGGACGCGAAGTACCCGCGCATCGGCACGTCGTCGCAGTCCATCGGCTCCAACTACGTGGACACCATGCTGGAGGACGGGTCGTACCTGCGCCTCAGCAACCTGACGCTGGGCTACACGCTTCCCACCCGCCTGGTGGCGAGCCGCGGCCTGCGCGAGACGCGCGTGTACGTGACGGGCACCAACCTGCACACCTGGACCAAGTACAGCGGCTACAACCCAGACGTCAGCAGCATGGGCGTGGGGAACGTGAACCGCGGCGTGGACGTGGGGGCCTATCCCCTCGCCCGTACGGTGACGATCGGCTTCAACGTCGGCTACTGAGGAGGAGAGGATGACCAATCGATTCATAGCCGCCGCGCTCGCCGCACTCGTACTGGGCGCAGCGGCCTGCGACAACAGCGACTTCCTTACCGAGGTCCCGGAGGACTTCGTGGGGCCCGAGAACTTCTTTCGCAACGCGGACGACGCCCTCGCGGCCGTGAACGGGGTGTACGCCGGATTCGTCTCGCCGCTCAACTGCGGCAGCGACGACTACTACGGCCGCAACTTCATCATGCTGGTGGAGTACCCGGGCGAAGCGGTGACCTCGCGCTACAACGCCGTGCACGACCGCGGCAGCATCGACGCGCTCAACATCACCACCGAGCACCCGTACACGGCCAGCACCTGGCTCTGCGCGTACTCGGCCATCGGCAGCGCGAACCTGGTGATCGCCAACGTCCCCAACACGCCCAACATGGACGTGGCGCTGCGCGACCGCGTGGTGGCGGAAGCCCGCTACCTGCGCGCGATACACTACTTCAACCTGGTGCGCCTCTTCGGCGACGTGCCGCTCCGCCTGGAGCCGGTGGACCCGCGCGGCAACCTGACCATGCCGCGCACCCCCGCCGCCCAGGTGTACGCCGCCATCATCGCGGACCTGGACTACGCCGCGGAGAAGCTTCCGGTGACGTACGCCGGCGTCCCCGGCCCCAACGTGGGCCGCGCGACCCGGGGCGCCGCGCACGCGCTGCTGGCCAAGGTGCACCTGCAGTTCGGCGCGGTGCACGGGGGAGGCACGGCCTCCTTCACCGCCGCGGCCGAGAACGCCAAGCGCGTGATGGACAGCGGGCAGTACCGGCTGATGCCGGACTTCGCCACCGTCTTCGCGCTGAACAACGAGATGAACCAGGAGGTCGTCTTCGCGGCGCAGCTCTCGCGCGTCTCCGGGCTGGGCGGGCGCCTGGCGCAGCACGTGGCGCCCATCGGCTCGGGGCTGAGCGGGGTGCAGCCGGGCGGCATCTCCTTCTACCCGGAGTGGCCCTTCCTCCGTGACTGGGCCAACGCGGACCGCCGCAAGGCCGCCACGGTGATCACCACGTACGTGCACCCCACGCGCGGGTCGCTTACCTGGACGCGCCCCATGACGGGCACGAACGCGCAGATCACCACCTTTCTGAACAACTTCGGGACGCCGGGCGGCGGGCCGTTCTTCTCCAAGTACCTGGACCCGCAGGCCACCACGGGCGCGGGCGACGAGAACGACATCATCCTGCTGCGCTACGCCGACGTACTGCTGATGTACGCCGAGGCGCTCAACGAGGCGTCCGGCCCCAACGCCCAGGCATACGCCGCGGTGAACGCGGTGCGCAACCGCGCCGGCTTGGCCAACCTGCCGGCGGGGCTCAGCCAGGCGGCGTTCCGCGACGCGGTGCAGATCGAGCGCCGCTACGAGCTCGTGCTGGAAGGGCACATCTACTTCGACATGCAGCGCCACTGGGCCTTCTCCAAGGCGCGCGTGGAGCGCCACATGCGGCTGGGCCTGCCGGTCGCCCAGGGCGGCGAGAACCTGAACGCGACGCCGTGGAACAACAGCGTGCCCAAGATCGGCATCGCCGGGGCCGTGGTGGAAGAGAAGTACCGCTTCTTCCCCGTCCCGGCCGCGGCGCGGGCCACCAACCCCGAGCTGACGCAGAACCCCGGCTGGTAAGGCGGTTCTCGGCTGGATGAAACCGAGGGGGCTCCGGGCGATCTGCCCGGAGCCCCCTCTCCATTCCTCCCCTCGACGGAACACGCGGCGCCCCTTCTGGTATTCCGTCGCACCTGCAGGCAAGCCGGGCAGTCTGCTTCACGCGAGTTAGGGGAACCCGTTTCGCGGTTCCCGGAGGGCATATACGATGGGAATGGAAGTTTGGATCGGCTGGGCCGGCCTTGCGGCGACGATGCTGCTGGTGGCGGTGGGTCTCCTCAACTTTTCGGTCTTCCGCGAGCAGCTCCGCATCGCGCGGGAGCAGATCGACACGGCGGTACGGCAGCTGGAGCTCGCGCAGCAGCAGCCGGACATGCACCTGATCCAGCGCGCCACCACGGAGGCGGCCAACCACATCCGCCTCCTGGTGGAGCGCCCCTACCTGCGCTCGTACTTCTACGAGGACGCGGTGTGGCGCCCCGGCGACGTGGCGAGCGAGGACGAGGTGAAGGCGATGGCGGAGTTGATCCTCAACAACTTCGCCTCGGCGCTGATGCACTCGGCGGCGTTTCCGCAGTACCCGGTGCGCGGCATCGACCGCACGATCATGTTCCACATGCGCCACAGCCCGATCCTTCGCGATCTGCTGATGAGCACATTCGACCGCTTCCCGTTCACCGGCCTCACCATCCTCTGCCTCCAGCACGAGTCGCCGGACGGAGTCGAATCCGATCTGCGCCGCCTGGTCGAGACGGAAGGCCTCGACCGCCGCGAGAGGGAGCGCCGGGAGGAGCTCCTCCAGATCTTCCGCGGCTCCGAAACGCACGAAGCCATGGAGTTCACCGCGCTCAGCATGCAGAAGCGCCGCTGAAAAGGCCTCACACAGAGACACAGAGGATCGGGAAAGATGAACGGAAAGGGCTTTCCTCTGCGTCTTTCCGTTCCCTCCGTGTTCTCTGTGTGAGGCTGTTGTCTTTCAGCGCAGCGGCTTCTTGAAGTTGCGGAAGATGGCGCGCACGAACTCCTCGCCGTCCCGTCCGTTCTGAAAGGTGGCGTGGAGAAAGGAGAGGACGCGCGCCGCCGGGCCGTCGAACTCCCACTCCACCATTTCGAAGTTGCAGTTGGTCAGCGACATCTCCGTCGTCGCGGCGTACACCAGCACGCAGCGGCGAAAGGTGCAGTTCGTGTAGCTGTTTCCGTCCAGCACCACCCGCTCGTCCTGGAAGGACTGATTCTCTATCTTCTTCATCGCTCTCGACCGCGTCAGTAAGGATGTGGATCGCCACGGGGCCGACAGAGTAACACACCCACCCACCACCGGGCCACGATGGAGCCGTCCGAGCTCGAGCAGATCCTGACCTTCCTCCGCGCCACGGAGCAGCTCAAGAACACGCACCGCAACTCGTGGACGTCCGAGGGGCGCCGCGAGAGCGTGGCCGAGCACACGTGGCGCCTCTGCCTGATGGCGATGCTCCTCGCGGACCAGTACCCGGAAGTCAGCTTCGCGCGCCTGGTGAAGATCTGCATCGTCCACGACCTGGGCGAGGCGATCGGCGGCGACATCCCGGCCGTCCACCAGACCGCCGGGGCGGGGAAGGCCCAGCAGGAGCGCCGCGACCTCCTCCAGCTCCTCCAACCCCTCCCGCCGCGCCTCCGCGACGAGATCACCGCGCTGTGGGACGAGTACGAGGAAGCGCGCACCCCCGAAGCCCGCCTCGCCAAGGCGCTGGACAAGCTGGAGACGATCCTCCAGCACAACCAGGGCGACAACCCGGCCGGCTTCGACTACCGCTTCAACCTGGACTACGGCAAGCGCTACACCGCCATGGACCCGCTCGTCACCACCATCCGCGAGATCCTGGACCGCGACACCGAGCGCCGGGCCAACGAGATGTAGCAGTTGGCGTCTCAGAGCCTCCAGATTCGCACCCCTTCGTCCGGCGCATTACATTGAGGCGCGCACCACGTCGCACCT contains:
- a CDS encoding HD domain-containing protein, whose translation is MEPSELEQILTFLRATEQLKNTHRNSWTSEGRRESVAEHTWRLCLMAMLLADQYPEVSFARLVKICIVHDLGEAIGGDIPAVHQTAGAGKAQQERRDLLQLLQPLPPRLRDEITALWDEYEEARTPEARLAKALDKLETILQHNQGDNPAGFDYRFNLDYGKRYTAMDPLVTTIREILDRDTERRANEM
- a CDS encoding RagB/SusD family nutrient uptake outer membrane protein — protein: MTNRFIAAALAALVLGAAACDNSDFLTEVPEDFVGPENFFRNADDALAAVNGVYAGFVSPLNCGSDDYYGRNFIMLVEYPGEAVTSRYNAVHDRGSIDALNITTEHPYTASTWLCAYSAIGSANLVIANVPNTPNMDVALRDRVVAEARYLRAIHYFNLVRLFGDVPLRLEPVDPRGNLTMPRTPAAQVYAAIIADLDYAAEKLPVTYAGVPGPNVGRATRGAAHALLAKVHLQFGAVHGGGTASFTAAAENAKRVMDSGQYRLMPDFATVFALNNEMNQEVVFAAQLSRVSGLGGRLAQHVAPIGSGLSGVQPGGISFYPEWPFLRDWANADRRKAATVITTYVHPTRGSLTWTRPMTGTNAQITTFLNNFGTPGGGPFFSKYLDPQATTGAGDENDIILLRYADVLLMYAEALNEASGPNAQAYAAVNAVRNRAGLANLPAGLSQAAFRDAVQIERRYELVLEGHIYFDMQRHWAFSKARVERHMRLGLPVAQGGENLNATPWNNSVPKIGIAGAVVEEKYRFFPVPAAARATNPELTQNPGW